Proteins from one Bombyx mori chromosome 1, ASM3026992v2 genomic window:
- the LOC101743859 gene encoding otoferlin isoform X4 — MRYHQKISNLLLPSGSEQQRANFSITIHGAFGLPATTTTGGEKRFGKPPSAYVRISFCGIGARTAVQQRTHCPVYNERISIVEMFPNMCQIIYFEVYSAESCLKVIARTSLNLRLLSHDGEKGFLPTFGPSLLPMYDDLSTQTVATTNDSPFYRGSLLVSLKTTVPYYEKPVKSKIVEPVANLKLENLWPIEEFCVMCPLFEVSLLDRRIVGKYCGVAITVGDFSTSSPGDREFETLWNEIRSRKLHYTGPLDVIKTSPVYGHLDFSNAFPVLQLATRLPDLRSNMYRNNVIKEIIMDLEYSLSQIEKRYKTMKSSNPQEFICELNNALDKLVGGLKHFLETVKESSCEHKTELDQKLLKLQEDAIVNLNFKISKRIYGDSTTGMIRSTEKIYTFGSKKEFKALLAESKSMAESLRSLIPKIPEPWPDIVVWLLNGGSRVAYKKISPADVIHSVVPEEAGQKCGCIHTIYFQPLKCPYHCDSTGTCSCIVGKLEMLMWMGLFKQIKSFDGHLPDGYKMKVKNYDMGIKTTSMMLECRAFIYQAKFDCTDRFEMDYTFARINILNSTQETNVKEKTLSPIWNQVLRIYKMVLMSPQRLMKSPPLLLIEIFDTDLAGNFGLIGRSEITPAVDERQGYEYAPNLEWFKIHNGMECTGQILMSVQLIQVPETVMRTTIYGSTDATYCATGVQDLDQNCEKMEKLPTHLIPESSSYKVDIYWWGLRNVTITKKPCMVFEMETTTIKSDVIVNEKSICNFPNGRISQIFEGIVTKEFCPPLFLKLYETSTFGRTVFLGSNMVQNPMKYFVNWMSHNDRELSLRSASLSSANLYQVNSILSSENQTNYVSSCKKSIYSKTKNITVQTPIKVSKWKRIFCTKEPDEEEYTLLPMFDKYDRDNVNFGKITKRDVCNWWSKFLKSQKDNDLPYTEDSTRFFSEIKVYDAELEKQPEFSKFKDWCSTFKLYNGNKTGIPEKDDQIFCGYLKAGIAIYKWPPPENTKSVSTGGVDLGKGYFSNYPSNEAAKVLVRVYLVSATNLSVKSFIGQTCTYATVNCGKKELGNRHSSIASSTNPIFGTMYELRCVFPEDYLLTVSVYSKDSSSLSDELIGSSSIDLEDRFYSKHRACIGLAAEYNLTGPLRWRDFRKPSAILEELCLKNHIPPPFFLDASTLFINGVEYKDNSGFGSSSGSIADRKENICLSILHKWHTLPIIGHHLVPEHVETRSLFNPEKLGFEQGKIQMWVDIYPMENGVYIPPPVNIEPQKVEDYALKAIIRQVKLFRFKDQKIKVPKNIQIQCWIGNTNRTEKGDIQSSQAEFYLNWQIMFPIHYHPSLAKLVNKERDPFTEFEEYSLPIFEIRILEEDIENENNVIASLSLNLNNMPQGALSAQSLSKASEGSRRVHLFSSRSVRGWWPLTSTDETPENGTNVGIINMELNLSPLETAVVMSVMQEPLSPQQPRHQERNDNSNIISNLEAFFRTGKIEYVVVGVIILFTFILIVFYFDLARNFHIFFFD, encoded by the exons ATGCGCTACCACCAGAAAATAAG CAATCTCCTGTTGCCGTCAGGTTCGGAACAGCAGCGAGCtaatttttcaattacaatTCATGGAGCTTTCGGTCTTCCCGCTACTACTACTACCGGTGGCGAAAAGCGATTCGGAAAACCACCTAGTGCATATGTCAGGATATCGTTTTGCGGTATTGGG GCAAGAACAGCAGTACAGCAACGCACACATTGTCCAGTATATAATGAACGAATCAGCATAGTTGAAATGTTTCCGAACATGTGTCAAATCATATACTTTGAAGTTTATTCAGCTGAGAGTTGCCTCAAAGTTATAGCTAGGACGTCATTGAATTTGCGATTGTTATCCCACGACGGTGAAAAAG GGTTTTTGCCCACGTTTGGACCGTCCTTGTTGCCAATGTACGACGATTTATCAACACAAACCGTGGCCACCACGAACGATAGCCCCTTCTACCGAGGTTCCTTACTGGTTTCATTAAAAACGACTGTACCTTATTATGAGAAGCCCGTGAAGAGTAAAATTGTAGAGCCAGTGGCAAATTTGAAGCTG GAAAACTTATGGCCTATTGAAGAATTCTGTGTAATGTGTCCATTATTTGAAGTATCACTACTTGATCGTCGAATTGTTGGGAAGTATTGTGGTGTTGCTATTACCGTTGGAGACTTTTCTACAAGCAGTCCGGGAGATCGAg AATTTGAGACTTTGTGGAATGAGATTC gATCTAGAAAACTCCACTACACAGGACCTTTAGATGTAATCAAAACTAGTCCAGTTTATGGACATTTGGATTTTTCGAACGCATTTCCAGTTTTACAGCTAGCCACCCGACTTCCTGACTTGAGATCCAATATGTACAGAAATAATGTCATTAAAGAAATCATCATGGACCTg GAATATAGCTTATCTCAAATTGaaaaaagatataaaacaaTGAAATCGTCAAATCCACAAGAATTTATATGTGAACTCAATAACGCACTAGATAAATTAGTTGGAGGACTTAAACATTTTCTAGAGACAGTGAAAGAAAGTTCTTGTGAACATAAGACAGAGTTGGATCAGAAACTTCTGAAGTTACAGGAGGATGCTATT gtaaacttaaattttaaaatttccaagAGAATTTATGGTGACTCAACTACTGGTATGATTagatccactgagaaaattTATACTTTTGGTTCTAAAAAAGAATTCAAGGCACTGCTGGCAGAGAGCAAATCAATGGCAGAAAGCTTAAGAAGTTTGATACCCAAG ATTCCAGAACCTTGGCCAGATATTGTGGTCTGGCTTCTGAATGGGGGCTCGAGAGTcgcttacaaaaaaatatcgccAGCGGATGTAATTCATTCTGTCGTGCCTGAAGAAGCAGGACAAAAATGTGGATGTATACACACGATATATTTTCAG ccCTTAAAGTGTCCGTATCATTGCGATTCTACTGGAACTTGTTCGTGTATCGTCGGTAAGCTTGAAATGCTTATGTGGATGGGTcttttcaaacaaataaaaagcttTGATGGGCATCTACCTGATGGCTACAAGATGAAAGTAAAGAATTATGACATGGGTATAAAGACGACTTCGATG ATGTTGGAATGCAGAGCATTTATTTATCAAGCCAAATTCGACTGTACAGATCGTTTTGAAATGGACTATACGTTTGCGAGGATCAATATACTTAATTCAACACAAGAAACGAAC GTTAAAGAAAAAACGTTGTCACCAATCTGGAATCAAGTTTTGAGAATCTACAAAATGGTTTTGATGAGCCCACAGCGGTTAATGAAAAGTCCACCGCTGCTTCTAATTGAAATCTTCGATACTGATTTAGCT ggtAATTTTGGTCTTATAGGTAGATCGGAAATAACTCCAGCTGTAGATGAAAGGCAGGGTTATGAATATGCGCCTAATCTTGAGTGGTTTAAGATTCATAATGGAATGGAATGTACAGGACAGATTTTGATGTCGGTGCAGTTGATTCAG GTCCCAGAGACTGTAATGAGGACAACTATTTACGGCTCAACAGATGCAACGTATTGTGCGACTGGTGTACAGGACTTGGATCAAAACTGTGAAAAAATGGAGAAACTTCCTACGCATCTCATTCCCGAATCGAGTAGTTATAA GGTCGATATCTATTGGTGGGGCCTAAGGAACGTCACCATCACTAAAAAGCCATGTATGGTGtttgaaatggaaacgaccacGATAAAATCCGATGTTATTGTTAACGAAAAATCTATTTGTAATTTTCCTAATGGTAGGATTAGTCAAATATTTGAAGGCATCGTCACTAAAGAGTTCTGTCCGCCTTTATTTTTGAAGCTTTACGAAACGAGCACTTTTGGTAGAACTGTTTTCTTGGGAAGTAATATGGTGCAAAATCCTATGAAATACTTTGTGAATTGGATGTCGCATAATGACAGAGAGCTGTCATTAAGGAGTGCATCACTTTCTTCTGCGAATCTATATCAAG taaaTTCTATCTTAAGTTCGGAGAATCAAACAAATTACGTGTCGAGCTGTAAAAAGAGCATATATAGTAAAACGAAAAACATAACTGTACAAACTCCAATTAAAGTTTCGAAATGGAAAAGGATATTCTGCACCAAAGAGCCCGACGAAGAAGAATACACCTTACTTCCTATGTTCGATAAATATGATCGTGACAACGttaattttggaaaaataacTAAACGTGACGTCTGTAACTGGTGGAGCAAATTTTTAAAATCACAAAAG GATAACGATCTACCCTACACCGAGGACAGTACCAGATTTTTCAGTGAAATAAAG GTATACGATGCAGAATTGGAGAAACAACCAGAGTTTTCAAAGTTCAAAGACTGGTGTTCCACTTTCAAACTGTACAATGGAAATAAAACAGGAATTCCGGAAAAAGACGATCAAATATTCTGTGGATATCTCAAAGCTGGTATCGCTATATACAAGTGGCCACCACCCGAAAATACTAAATCAGTCAGTACCGGAGGCGTAGATTTAGGGAaagg CTATTTTTCGAACTATCCTTCGAATGAAGCTGCTAAGGTTTTGGTGCGAGTGTACCTCGTTAGTGCTACGAATTTATCAGTCAAAAGTTTTATTGGTCAAACTTGTACCTATGCAACCGTTAATTGCGGTAAAAAAGAGCTCGGAAATAGACACAGCTCCATTGCGAGTAGCACAAATCCGATTTTTGGAAC GATGTACGAATTACGCTGTGTCTTTCCAGAGGATTACCTCCTCACGGTGTCTGTTTATAGCAAGGATTCTTCTTCGTTATCTGATGAACTGATAGGCTCAAGCTCCATTGATTTAGAAGATCGTTTTTATTCAAAACACAGAGCTTGTATTGGTCTCGCCGCAGAGTATAACCT aacCGGTCCTTTGAGGTGGCGTGATTTTCGGAAACCTTCCGCAATTCTTGAAGAGCTCTGTTTAAAAAATCACATCCCACCTCCGTTTTTCCTTGATGCGTCTACATTATTCATAAATGGGGTTGAATACAAAGATAATAGTGGATTTG GTTCTTCATCTGGTTCAATAGCAGATCGAAAAGAAAACATATGTCTTAGCATACTTCACAAATGGCATACTCTACCAATCATTGGACATCATTTAGTTCCGGAGCATGTAGAAACTAGGTCACTATTTAACCCCGAAAAACTGGGATTTGAGCag gGAAAGATTCAGATGTGGGTAGATATTTATCCTATGGAAAATGGTGTGTATATTCCACCGCCGGTCAACATTGAACCTCAGAAAGTCGAAGATTATGCACTGAAAGCTATTATCCGACAAGTTAAGCTTTTTCGTTTCAAGGACCAGAAAATTAAAGTCCCTAAAAATATTCAGATTCAGTG TTGGATAGGGAATACGAATCGAACTGAAAAGGGAGACATACAGAGTTCCCAGGCAGAGTTCTATCTTAATTGGCAAATAATGTTTCCAATTCATTACCATCCGTCTTTGGCCAag TTGGTTAACAAAGAGAGAGACCCGTTTACTGAGTTTGAAGAATATTCATTGCCCATTTTTGAAATTCGTATCTTAGAAGAGGACATTGAAAATGAAAACAACGTAATAG CTTCGTTGtcattaaatttgaataatatgCCACAAGGAGCATTATCAGCTCAGTCACTTAGTAAAGCTTCGGAAGGATCCAGAAGGGTACATCTGTTTTCATCAAGATCTGTTAGAGGCTGGTGGCCTTTGACGTCAACTGATGAGACTCCCGAAAACGGAACAAATGTC GGCATTATAAACATGGAATTGAATTTGTCGCCACTGGAAACGGCCGTTGTGATGTCCGTCATGCAAGAGCCTTTGTCTCCACAACAACCAAG GCACCAAGAACGAAACGataattcaaatattatttcgAATCTCGAAGCATTCTTTCGCACCGGCAAGATAGAATATGTGGTTGTCGGcgttataattttattcacttTCATActgattgtgttttatttcgatTTGGCTAgaaattttcacatatttttctttgattGA